A portion of the Streptomyces sp. NBC_01335 genome contains these proteins:
- a CDS encoding NAD(P)H-hydrate dehydratase yields the protein MRTAYSVEAVRAAEQALMARLPEGALMQRAAAGLAVACGDLLRRNGRVYGSRVLLLVGSGANGGDALYAGARLARRGAGVSVLLTAPGQAHAGGLAALRAAGGRVLDRPEEAGIVDLVVDGITGIGGRGGLRPEAAALVKAVTEGHGAPVLAVDLPSGVEADSGEVHGAAVRADATVTFGTYKPGLLVDPGAERAGGLRLVDIGLGPELPGTPDLEALQFADVAALLPLPGAESDKYGRGVVGVVAGSQRYPGAAVLAVAGALRGGAGAVRYAGPGGETVIARFPETLVHEGRPSQAGRVQSWVVGPGLGDGRAATAAVEDVLATDVPVLIDADGLRLMDGDAVRARSAATVLTPHAGEAAALLGVERAEVEAGRLTAVRELAARYRATVLLKGSTTLVAEAPGTPVRVNPTGTAWLATAGSGDVLSGLIGSLLAAGLAPRDAASVGAHLHGLAGRHGADGAPVSAQDIAEGIPAVWRDVRRG from the coding sequence ATGCGTACCGCTTACAGCGTGGAGGCCGTACGGGCCGCCGAGCAGGCCCTGATGGCGCGGCTGCCCGAGGGCGCCCTGATGCAGCGGGCCGCCGCCGGGCTCGCGGTCGCCTGCGGGGACCTGCTCCGGCGCAACGGCCGGGTGTACGGGTCCCGGGTGCTGCTCCTCGTCGGCAGCGGCGCCAACGGCGGCGACGCCCTGTACGCGGGCGCCCGGCTGGCCCGGCGCGGGGCGGGCGTCAGCGTCCTGCTCACCGCGCCCGGCCAGGCCCACGCGGGCGGACTCGCCGCACTGCGCGCGGCCGGCGGCCGGGTGCTGGACCGCCCCGAGGAGGCCGGGATCGTGGACCTCGTGGTGGACGGGATCACCGGCATCGGCGGCCGGGGCGGGCTGCGCCCGGAGGCCGCCGCACTGGTGAAGGCGGTCACCGAGGGGCACGGGGCGCCGGTCCTCGCCGTGGACCTGCCCAGCGGGGTGGAGGCGGACAGCGGCGAGGTGCACGGCGCGGCGGTCCGCGCCGACGCCACCGTCACCTTCGGCACGTACAAGCCCGGCCTGCTCGTCGACCCCGGCGCCGAACGGGCGGGCGGGCTGCGGCTGGTCGACATCGGCCTCGGCCCCGAGCTGCCCGGGACCCCGGACCTGGAGGCGCTCCAGTTCGCGGACGTGGCGGCGCTGCTGCCACTGCCGGGCGCGGAGAGCGACAAGTACGGCCGGGGCGTCGTCGGCGTGGTCGCCGGTTCGCAGCGCTACCCGGGCGCGGCGGTCCTCGCCGTCGCCGGGGCGCTGCGCGGCGGCGCCGGGGCGGTGCGGTACGCCGGTCCGGGCGGGGAGACGGTGATCGCCCGGTTCCCCGAGACCCTGGTGCACGAGGGGCGGCCCTCGCAGGCCGGCCGGGTGCAGTCCTGGGTGGTCGGGCCCGGGCTCGGCGACGGGCGGGCGGCCACCGCCGCCGTCGAGGACGTGCTCGCCACGGACGTGCCCGTGCTGATCGACGCGGACGGGCTCCGGCTGATGGACGGCGACGCCGTGCGCGCCCGCTCGGCGGCCACCGTCCTCACCCCGCACGCAGGGGAGGCCGCCGCGCTGCTCGGCGTGGAGCGCGCGGAGGTGGAGGCGGGGCGACTCACCGCCGTACGCGAGCTGGCCGCCCGCTACCGCGCCACGGTCCTGCTCAAGGGGTCCACCACGCTGGTCGCGGAGGCCCCGGGCACCCCCGTACGGGTCAACCCGACCGGCACCGCGTGGCTCGCCACGGCGGGCAGCGGGGACGTGCTCTCCGGGCTGATCGGCTCCCTGCTCGCGGCCGGCCTCGCCCCGCGCGACGCGGCCTCGGTCGGCGCCCACCTGCACGGCCTCGCCGGGCGGCACGGCGCGGACGGGGCGCCCGTCTCCGCGCAGGACATCGCCGAGGGCATCCCGGCCGTCTGGCGCGACGTACGCAGGGGCTGA
- a CDS encoding holo-ACP synthase produces the protein MIIGVGIDVAEIARFDAALERTPQMAERLFLDRELLLPGGERRGIASLAARFAAKEAVAKALGAPGGLLWTDCEVWVEESGQPRLRVTGTVAARAEALGVRSWHLSLSHDAGVASAMVVAEG, from the coding sequence GTGATCATCGGGGTCGGGATCGATGTGGCCGAGATCGCGCGTTTCGACGCGGCGCTGGAACGTACGCCCCAGATGGCCGAGCGGCTCTTCCTCGACCGGGAGCTGCTGCTGCCCGGCGGCGAGCGGCGCGGTATCGCCTCGCTCGCCGCCCGGTTCGCCGCCAAGGAGGCAGTCGCCAAGGCCCTCGGGGCGCCCGGCGGCCTCCTCTGGACCGACTGCGAGGTCTGGGTCGAGGAGAGCGGGCAGCCCCGCCTCCGGGTCACCGGCACGGTCGCCGCCCGCGCCGAGGCCCTGGGCGTCCGCAGCTGGCACCTCTCCCTCAGCCACGACGCGGGGGTGGCGTCGGCCATGGTGGTCGCGGAAGGTTGA
- the glmS gene encoding glutamine--fructose-6-phosphate transaminase (isomerizing), whose protein sequence is MCGIVGYVGAQSAQEVVVAGLKRLEYRGYDSAGVAVLADGGLAGARKAGKLVNLEKELKDHPLPTGLTGIGHTRWATHGAPTDANAHPHLDNAGRVAVVHNGIIENFATLRTELTRRGHDLTSDTDTEVVAHLLAEEFGAGSGLAESMRRVCRRLEGAFTLVAVHADEPDTVVGARRNSPLVVGVGDGEAFLASDVAAFIAHTRDAIELGQDQVVEVRRDRVTVTGFDGTPAEVRGYHVDWDASAAEKGGYDSFMLKEIAEQPRAVADTLLGRIDGEGALTLDEVRLPPSVLREIDKVVVVACGTAYHAGLIAKYAIEHWTRLPCETELASEFRYRDPILSPNTLVVAISQSGETMDTLMALRHAREQGAHVLAICNTNGSTIPRESDAVLYTHAGPEVAVASTKAFLTQLVACYLVALYLGQVRGTKFGDEIRTVVRQLSEIPDAVERVLATMEPVRELARSLAHKNTVLFLGRHVGHPVALEGALKLKELAYMHAEGFAAGELKHGPIALIEEDLPVVVIAPSPRGRSVLHDKIVSNIQEIRARGARTIVVAEEGDETVAPYADHLITIPPTPTLLQPLVATVPLQVFACELATARGNEVDQPRNLAKSVTVE, encoded by the coding sequence ATGTGTGGAATCGTGGGTTACGTCGGGGCGCAGTCGGCGCAGGAAGTCGTGGTCGCGGGGCTGAAGCGGCTGGAGTACCGGGGGTACGACTCCGCCGGGGTCGCCGTTCTGGCGGACGGAGGGCTGGCCGGCGCCCGTAAGGCGGGGAAGCTCGTCAACCTGGAGAAGGAGCTCAAGGACCACCCGTTGCCGACCGGGCTCACCGGCATCGGGCACACCCGGTGGGCGACGCACGGGGCGCCGACGGACGCCAACGCGCATCCGCACCTGGACAACGCGGGCCGGGTCGCGGTCGTGCACAACGGGATCATCGAGAACTTCGCGACCCTCCGCACCGAGCTGACCCGGCGCGGGCACGACCTCACCTCGGACACCGACACCGAGGTGGTGGCGCACCTGCTGGCCGAGGAGTTCGGGGCGGGCAGCGGGCTCGCCGAGTCGATGCGGCGGGTCTGCCGGCGCCTGGAGGGCGCGTTCACCCTGGTCGCCGTACACGCGGACGAGCCGGACACCGTCGTCGGCGCGCGGCGCAACTCGCCGCTGGTGGTGGGGGTCGGGGACGGTGAGGCGTTCCTCGCCTCGGACGTCGCCGCGTTCATCGCGCACACCCGGGACGCCATCGAGCTGGGCCAGGACCAGGTGGTGGAGGTGCGCCGGGACCGGGTCACCGTCACCGGGTTCGACGGTACGCCCGCCGAGGTGCGCGGCTACCACGTCGACTGGGACGCCTCCGCCGCCGAGAAGGGCGGGTACGACTCGTTCATGCTCAAGGAGATCGCCGAGCAGCCCCGGGCGGTCGCCGACACCCTCCTCGGGCGGATCGACGGCGAGGGCGCGCTGACGCTGGACGAGGTGCGGCTGCCGCCGAGCGTGCTGCGGGAGATCGACAAGGTGGTCGTGGTGGCCTGCGGCACCGCGTACCACGCGGGTCTGATCGCCAAGTACGCCATCGAGCACTGGACCCGGCTGCCCTGCGAGACCGAGCTGGCCAGCGAGTTCCGCTACCGCGACCCGATCCTCTCGCCGAACACGCTGGTCGTCGCGATCTCGCAGTCCGGCGAGACGATGGACACCCTCATGGCGCTCCGGCACGCCCGGGAGCAGGGCGCGCACGTGCTGGCCATCTGCAACACCAACGGTTCGACCATCCCGCGCGAGTCCGACGCCGTCCTCTACACGCACGCCGGGCCCGAGGTGGCGGTCGCCTCCACCAAGGCGTTCCTCACCCAGCTCGTCGCCTGCTACCTGGTCGCCCTCTACCTCGGGCAGGTGCGCGGGACGAAGTTCGGCGACGAGATCCGTACGGTCGTCCGCCAGCTCTCCGAGATCCCCGACGCCGTCGAACGCGTCCTCGCCACCATGGAGCCCGTCCGCGAGCTGGCCCGCTCCCTCGCGCACAAGAACACCGTGCTCTTCCTCGGGCGGCACGTCGGCCACCCGGTGGCGCTGGAAGGGGCGTTGAAGCTGAAGGAACTCGCGTACATGCACGCCGAGGGGTTCGCGGCGGGCGAGCTGAAGCACGGGCCGATCGCGCTCATCGAGGAGGACCTGCCGGTCGTCGTCATCGCCCCGTCCCCGCGCGGGCGGTCCGTGCTCCACGACAAGATCGTCTCCAACATCCAGGAGATCCGAGCCCGGGGCGCCCGCACCATCGTCGTCGCGGAGGAGGGCGACGAGACCGTCGCCCCGTACGCCGATCACCTCATTACGATTCCACCGACGCCTACGCTGCTTCAGCCCCTGGTCGCCACGGTCCCGTTGCAGGTCTTCGCCTGCGAACTCGCGACGGCCCGGGGCAACGAGGTGGACCAGCCGCGCAACCTGGCGAAGTCCGTGACCGTGGAGTAG
- a CDS encoding DoxX family protein, producing MDVAYWIVAALLAFFYLYAGGKKVARSKEQLAPMMGWVDTVPMAAVRGIGVVEILGAAGLILPPLTGIAPVLALVSALGLVVLQLLAGGLHLSRGEVKETGLNAALIVLAAVAAWLAAAR from the coding sequence ATGGACGTCGCCTACTGGATCGTCGCCGCACTCCTGGCGTTCTTCTACCTCTACGCGGGAGGCAAGAAGGTCGCCCGGAGCAAGGAGCAGCTCGCGCCCATGATGGGCTGGGTGGACACCGTGCCGATGGCGGCGGTCCGGGGGATCGGGGTCGTCGAGATCCTCGGGGCGGCCGGCCTGATCCTGCCGCCGCTCACCGGGATCGCCCCCGTCCTCGCGCTGGTCTCCGCGCTCGGCCTCGTCGTCCTCCAACTCCTCGCGGGCGGGCTGCACCTCTCCCGGGGCGAGGTCAAGGAGACCGGGCTCAACGCCGCGCTGATCGTGCTCGCCGCCGTGGCCGCCTGGCTCGCCGCCGCCCGTTAG
- a CDS encoding winged helix-turn-helix transcriptional regulator, protein MSKNRGSCLIRGDGGRTIRGLLDRIGDRWSLLVVAVLDGERLRFGELQHRVPGISQRMLTRTLRNLERDGLVSRTSYPEVPPRVEYELTDRGRTLIGPAVALAEWAADHGPAVEASRAEYDGV, encoded by the coding sequence ATGTCGAAGAACCGCGGCTCCTGCCTCATCCGCGGCGACGGCGGCCGGACGATCCGGGGCCTCCTGGACCGCATCGGCGACCGGTGGTCCCTGCTGGTGGTGGCCGTCCTCGACGGCGAACGCCTCCGCTTCGGCGAGCTCCAGCACCGCGTCCCCGGCATCTCCCAGCGCATGCTCACCCGCACCCTGCGCAACCTGGAGCGGGACGGGCTGGTGAGCCGCACGTCCTACCCGGAGGTGCCGCCCCGGGTCGAGTACGAGCTCACGGACCGGGGGCGGACCCTGATCGGGCCCGCGGTGGCGCTGGCGGAGTGGGCCGCGGATCACGGACCGGCGGTCGAGGCCAGCCGGGCGGAGTACGACGGCGTGTAG
- the coaA gene encoding type I pantothenate kinase, translating to MITTPPRGSQRRTEPGPTPYVDLSRAEWSALRDKTPLPLTAEEVERLRGLGDVIDLDEVREVYLPLSRLLNLYVQATSGLRGALNTFLGDAGNGHGAQRGTPFVIGVAGSVAVGKSTSARLLQALLARWPEHPRVELVTTDGFLLPMKELRARGLTSRKGFPESYDRRALTRFVADIKSGKEEVTAPVYSHLIYDIVPGERLTVRRPDILIVEGLNVLQPALPGSDGRTRVGLADYFDFSVYVDARAEDIESWYLNRFRKLRATAFQDPSSYFTKYTQVSEEEAMEYARNTWRTINKPNLLENVAPTRSRATLVLRKGPDHKVQRLSLRKL from the coding sequence GTGATCACAACGCCGCCCCGTGGCAGCCAGCGTCGCACCGAGCCCGGGCCGACGCCCTACGTCGACCTCTCGCGCGCCGAGTGGAGTGCCCTCCGGGACAAGACCCCGCTGCCGCTGACCGCCGAGGAGGTGGAGCGGCTGCGCGGGCTCGGTGACGTCATCGACCTCGACGAGGTCCGCGAGGTCTACCTCCCGCTCTCCCGGCTGCTCAACCTGTACGTGCAGGCCACCTCGGGCCTGCGCGGCGCCCTGAACACCTTCCTCGGGGACGCGGGCAACGGCCACGGGGCGCAGCGCGGTACCCCCTTCGTCATAGGGGTCGCGGGGAGCGTGGCGGTCGGCAAGTCGACCAGCGCCCGGCTGCTCCAGGCGCTGCTGGCGCGGTGGCCGGAGCACCCCCGGGTCGAGCTGGTGACCACGGACGGGTTCCTGCTGCCGATGAAGGAGCTGCGGGCGCGCGGGCTGACCTCGCGGAAGGGGTTCCCGGAGTCGTACGACCGGCGGGCGCTGACCCGGTTCGTCGCCGACATCAAGTCGGGGAAGGAGGAGGTCACCGCCCCCGTCTACTCGCACCTGATCTACGACATCGTGCCCGGCGAGCGGCTCACCGTCCGCCGTCCGGACATCCTGATCGTGGAGGGGCTGAACGTCCTCCAGCCCGCGCTGCCCGGCAGCGACGGCCGGACCAGGGTGGGGCTCGCGGACTACTTCGACTTCAGCGTGTACGTGGACGCGCGCGCCGAGGACATCGAGAGCTGGTACCTCAACCGGTTCCGCAAGCTCCGCGCGACGGCGTTCCAGGACCCGTCCTCGTACTTCACGAAGTACACCCAGGTCTCCGAGGAGGAGGCGATGGAGTACGCGCGCAACACCTGGCGGACCATCAACAAGCCGAACCTGCTGGAGAACGTGGCTCCCACCCGCAGCCGCGCCACGCTGGTGCTGCGCAAGGGCCCGGACCACAAGGTGCAGCGGCTCTCGCTGCGGAAGCTGTAG